One genomic window of Sulfurovum lithotrophicum includes the following:
- a CDS encoding ribbon-helix-helix protein, CopG family, translating into MKQAINIRLEKDVVKALDEYAQELDKTRTSLVEKAIELYFDKLDEMIADKRIDDLKSGKTTLVPLEEVFKKAGIDV; encoded by the coding sequence ATGAAACAAGCAATAAATATTAGACTAGAAAAAGATGTGGTAAAAGCTCTTGATGAATATGCACAGGAACTTGATAAAACACGAACAAGTCTTGTTGAAAAAGCTATTGAATTGTATTTTGACAAACTAGATGAAATGATTGCTGATAAAAGAATTGATGATTTAAAGTCTGGGAAAACTACACTTGTCCCACTAGAAGAAGTTTTCAAAAAAGCAGGGATTGATGTATAA
- a CDS encoding tyrosine-type recombinase/integrase — protein MDLRSIQELLGHKSVETTMIYTHIVAEMNKVRVASPLDMV, from the coding sequence ATTGATCTGCGAAGTATACAGGAACTGTTAGGTCATAAAAGTGTTGAAACCACGATGATCTATACCCACATAGTTGCCGAGATGAACAAGGTCAGGGTGGCAAGCCCGTTGGATATGGTGTAA